TTGCTTGAATAGCATCCAGCCGCAATGCATCAATGTGGAACTCGCCCAACCAGTAAAGCGCATTTTGAATAAAATAATTTCGCACACCCTGACTATGGGCGTCATCAAAATTTAGCGCTTCCCCCCACGGCGTTTTATAGGTTTTAGTAAAGTAGGGTGCGAACTGACTCATATAGTTGCCTTCTGGCCCAAAGTGGTTATACACCACATCCAGCACAACGGCGATATTATTTTGGTGACAAGCATTTACCAGTTGCTTAAGTTCGGCTGGGCTACCGTAGGAATTTTGGACAGCAAAAGGATAAACGCCATCATAACCCCAGTTGCGATATGTCAGAGCAGCCTCAACATGAGTGTCTCCCGGAAATTGGGCAATAGGCATAATTTCAATCGCATTGATTCCCAGTTCTCTCAGTTCTGGTAAACGAGGAATAATGGCGGTGAAAGTTCCTTCAGGCGTGAATGTGCCAACATGAAGTTCATAAAAAATCATCGACTCTACAGGAATACCCGTCCATCCTTCATCAGTCCATTCAAAGTGATGATCGACAATTTGCGACGGTCCATGTACCCCTTCCGGTTGATACTGGGATGCGGGATCGGCAAAAGTATCTTGACCATTTAAGACATACCGATAAAGCGTACCCGGATACACATCGTTGACCTTCGTGTGCCAGTATCCCTCAGACTGAGGCTTGAGGGGAATTAACTGCGGTTCTGGCGTCAAAACTTGTACCGTAACGCTATCTAATAGCGGAGACCAAACTGTAAATTCACACTCTCCGTTCCCCAAGTAGTTAGCACCAATTCTCACGCAGTATCCTCCCGTCAGATTCTATGTTCCAATGGTGGCGCGATCGCAAATGTCATTGATTGCACAATGTTTACAAACACGCCAGATAGCATAATGGTTGTTCTTGCAGACTTTTTGCTAGCACCTGGAGGTGGATTTTTGATTAGAAAAAATTCTATCTAATGACAAATAAGCAAGCAGGGCAATACGGTTCGGTTAAGGTTTTGTGATAAAAATTCTAGATCGTCCTACTGTAGAGACGGCGATTCATTGCGTCTCTTGGCTTAACCAACAGCATTGGGAGACAGGAATTTTGAAACCCACGGAGGCAGATAAAGCCTTGTATAGCTGTGTTTTATTTAGCTTTAGTTTGCTTGCAACTTCCATCCACGCAATATGCCGATTCATAAGTACTGGAACGCTTGCCAAATATCGTGTAGCGGTTATCGCGGATTTGTTCGTAAAAGCGATCGCCTGCCCATTTCATCCCTGGTAATGCTCGATAAGCGTCTACAAATGTACTTCCTGCTGGCAATAACCGCCCAATTTCTTCTGCTGCATTGCTACCTTGCCAACGTCTCTGAGGTAGATTGCCATCAATTAAAATCACCCCTTGTTCGCAATCTTGGGCTGTAATTCCCCATCCTAAAAGTGTCTGCTCATCTTGCATTGGAACGTAGCGAAATAAATTTCCCTTGTCTAAGGTTTCTAGCGATCGCACTAGGGTAACGCAGAGATTACAATTCCCGTCGTAGATTACGTAGTAGTTCATTAGAATAACGGCTCTTTGGCAATGAAAAATTAGATGTGTCTAAACACAACTTTGGTATTCTAGCTTAGAAAACTGTAGCGATGAATCTTACTTACTAAATCGCTGGATTTAGATCCCCGACTTCTTAGAGAAGTCGGGATCTGGGCAGCAAAATTTTATTTATCAAATATGCATAATGTCGTCGAGTTTAAGTTGTAAATTTGGCAATATATCAGACAAAATACTATCTCCTAAGCGATATTGTTGCTGCTGGTATACACCGTAGCCCTACCTGCCTCAACTGATAAATTTCTTAACCCAACCGTATTGGGTTAAAACCAACGCCAAATTTATCTATTTTCTTCCAATTTGGTGGCGCGTCTGAATCCTCAATCCTAGAATATCTTCCCATAGACAATTTCTAATTAAAGCTATAGCAATTAAGCTGACAGAGCAACACCTAATTTTTGTATAAATCGCTATATGGTAGATGTCTATATTATTGACCTATTTGTGATAGGTCTACTTTTGCTGATAGTAACGTTAGGGTCAGGTTGGATTACTCGCTTACCTCTTTCTTTTGCTATTATCTATCTCCTGGTTGGTATTTTTCTAGGCCCTTATGGTCTAGGGCTGATTCAATTACGTCGGGATGAAGTTTTTAACACCGAACTGCTGGAGAGAATAACAGAACTGGTAGTCATTATTTCTGTATTTAGCTGCGGCTTAAAAATTGTTCGCCCTCTCAGGTTGGGGATTTGGGATATTACGGTGCGATTGATTGTATTTTTGATGCCAATTTCAATTTTTGCTCTGGCTGCTGTGGGTAAATTGTTTTTAGGAATGAATTGGGGAGAAGCGATTTTATTAGGAGCAATTCTTGCACCTACCGATCCAGTATTAGCATCAGAAGTGCAACTGACCGATGCCAAAGACCAAGATGAGTTAAGATTTGGTTTAACTTCTGAAGGTGGGTTAAATGATGCTTTAGCTTTTCCCTTCGTTTATTTTGGCATTCATGCCTTAGAAGATGACAACTGGGGTAACTGGTTTCAACAGTGGATTACGGTTGATTTAATCTGGGCGATCGCATCTGCCATTATTATGGGAATTGTTGTTGCCAAATCTATAGTTTGGATTGAAAAAAGAGTTCAAAAACTCCGTCCTGCCGACGAGTTAATGGAAGATTTTATTGCTATCAGCACAATTCTAATAACTTATTCATTAACAGAAATGGTTAATGGCTATGGATTTCTAGCAGTATTTGTTGCTGGGTTAGTTGTCCAACGCAGTTACAGAAATCATGAAAAACCGCTAGCACAGTTAGAATTTATTGAACAAGTTGAAAAGCTGCTGGAAGTTGGGACAATTCTACTATTAGGTTCAATATTATTATTGAAACCAATGCTTAATTATGCTATGCAATCTTTGTTAGTGATAATTTTGTTATTCTTGATCATCAGACCTGTAGGAGTTTGGATTAGCACAATTGGTAAACGTCCTCTAGACTCACACCGCCGAACCTTACACCCAGGAACTCGTTGGTTATTGGGATGGTTTGGTATTCGCGGTGTCGGCTCTTTATATTATCTTGCCTATGCCTTTGGTCATGGCTTAAAAGGTCAAGCAGCCGAACAAATTGCTTGGATAACTTACACGACCATTGTAGCTTCGGTAATTGTACATGGAATTAGTGCAACTCCATTAATGAAGTGGTATGAGCGCAACTTTGCTAATCATCAAAAGACTACTCCTCCCACCACAATTGATGAATTTGAGTAAAAGCGATTTTTTATCGCGACAATCTTAAAATTTGGTACGATCTAAAATTTTAAACTTCACCTCAAACCGGAATATAGTTTTGAATGTAACTCCCAACACTAATAGTAAAGGGGTTGGGAGTTATATCTATATTCTCTATTTACCTGTCACTTTTTCAAGAACTTCTTTTGCTTTATCACCAAAAGTTTCTGGAGGATTTTGTGCTTTTTCAGCCTTCAAATTTCTTTCGTAAGTCTTCTCGATAGTATTAAGATTTTTGGAATCTTTTATTGCTTGTTCATAAGCTTCTTCTCGTTTTTCTTCTTGAACGCCAACACCCGGATCGTATTCGTTAGCGCGATTAATTTTTTCTTCAGAATTTGGTTTATACTCTGGAGGTATTAACTTCAATTCTTCAAGAGTAGTTGCATGACCAGCTTGTTGAAATAAAATCAATGAACCTGACAAGCTGATAAAAATCATCAAGCAAATAACCAAAAGGCTTGAACGAAACGCTTGCTTTAAAGTTAATAGAATTTTTTGCATGGTAAAACCCTCATAGTTTTTTGTGAGCTTCTGTCATGTTTAAAGCTCACAGGCATCCTAAATGTTTAGGTACAGTTCTTACTTCTACCGTAGGGTATATTAATTTTTTGCTATAGTTCAGTTGTGACGATAAAATCAGCATTTATCATTCGATTTATCATCCCAGGCTCAAAGTGATGCCTAAATATTTTTTAATAATTAGGGTTTAATAAGATTATTTTGAACTTACATTTATTCCTGTGATGACAAATGTAATGGTTGGGACATGACATTTATTCGATGTGGTCAAGAGTTCTTTGCAGATACTTTAAGAATATCGAAGTCACTCATCTGGCTTGATACTCAATCAAGTAACTAATACTATGTTTACTCAAAAACCATCTCAATTCCGTAACTATTTCCTAAAAGCGATCGCAAAGCAAGCGACTTTTGGAATTGCTCTTCTAGGTATGAGTCTACCACTAGGAATGCAAGCTGTTTATTCCCAGACTCCCCCTAACATAGTTAATTCTAATGTGGTTCAAGCCTGTGTCGATCGTGATGGTAAACTCAAAATTGTTTCCAGTGCAACTGCCTGCCATAAAGACCAGCAACCTCTCAATTGGAATAAGGTTGGTCCGTCTGGACTGCCAGGACTGCCAGGACCACAAGGAGTACCAGGAGCGCAAGGAGTACCAGGACCGCAGGGAACACCAGGACCGCAAGGAACACCAGGAGCGCAAGGAATACCTGGTGTAAGTGGGTATGAACGAGTTGTTATTACAACGGTCAATGAGCAACTGGGTGCGTTTGGAGAAACAGTTCGGTTTGTATCCTGTCCAGCAGGCAAGAAAGTTGTCGGGGGCGGTGGAATTATCTTTAACGCATCAGGTCGCTGGTATGTAGATACATCTGGCCCGTTTTCTGATACCCAGTGGGCAATAGCCTTTGCAAACACTACCGCCAACTTGATTACAGCAGGGCAAATCAGTGTCTCAGCAATCTGCGTTGCCGCAAATCCCTAATACAACCTGCCTTTCCTGTGATGACATTTATTCAATGTGGTCAACAGTTCTTTGCAGATACTTTAAAACTATCGAAGTCACTTATCTAACTTAAATACTCAACAAGGAAGTAATACTATGTCTACTCAAAAACCATCTCAATTGCGTAACTCTTCCCTCAAAGCGATCGCCAAACAAGCTACTTTTGGAATTGCTCTTCTCGGTATGAGTTTACCACTATATACCTTAATGATTGGACAACCAGCGATCGCGGCACATCACCACAAGCAAAAACAGAATCCTGTTATGCCAGATGTTATGCCAACGCCAAACCCAGCACCAGCTGCTCCAAAAAAAATGCCACAAAATCCCACACTAATGGAAAGCTTTTTCTTCCGTTATGACTTTAATCCTCCACCCGTAGTTAATGGTGTGGCTAGTCCTCAATTCTATATTGGTACTGGTTTTGCTCCAGTTGGTAAGTATCATACAGGTCAAACTATCACCATTTTCGATAACACTGGCTTGAAGCAAATTGGTGTCTACACTATTGGGCGTGTCGATGACACAGTGCCATTCAACGCCCAACAAATCAACCAGATAAATATCTCAGAATATGACTGGGGTAATACCCATATTATTCAAGGTACAGGATTAGGCACAAGTACTGGTGCAAATGGCTTAGGTAGCGAATCAGGAAGTCTACTTGCACGGGGACTTGAGGGTTCCAATGCACCCTTTAATAATCAACAAGCAGGTATTCGTAATTATCACTTCTAAAAACTGTGTTACATCTAAGGTAGAGCGATCGCCTAGAATATGACACTTTAATATATAGAAACATCATGGGAAGTTGCATCTACAACTTCCCGATTTTTTAGCTAGAGAAAATGTTTAAAAATAATCCTTAAAGTCTGCCTAGTTAAGTTTTGCTTAATTCTACAATTTTCTCAAACTCGAAATTATTTACTAAACTAGTCAAAGCCATAGCTAAATAAGCATTTTGTTCAGGAATTTGTGTAATTAATTGCATAATTTGCTTGGCATTAACTTTGAGTGCAAAATCATGCAATTGTGCTACCCACTCACTAGGCATCACAGCTATGTCTTGAGGAGTGAGGGAGTCAACAGGCGCAGTCATAAGGCTTTCTCTATGGCTACTCCTAGAATCTTCGGCGTAAATGTAACCTACTCCTAAATGCAGCGCTATCTTTGAAAAGATAACTTCTGTACGAAAAGGCTTACGCACAAAATCGTCACAACCAACTGATAATGCCGTTATTTTGTCTTCTTCAAAAGCACTGCCGCTGAGGGCAATCACAATCGTCGCTGGATTACCTATGGCTTTTATTTGTTTGGTAGCCTCATATCCATTTAACACAGGCATTCGCATATCCATCCAAATTAAATGCGGAGACCAACTTTGCCAAATGTTAATTGCATCTTGTCCATTAATTGCACAACGCACATCAAAACCTACGGGTGTTAGTAACTCCATCATTAGCTGCTGATTTTCTGGTTTGTCCTCAACAATTAAAATTCGATAGGTTGGTTGTCCCGCCAACAGTCCTACAACTTGTCGGCTTGGTGCTGTTTGCTCGATTTGCTCGGTAATAACTGCATAAGTTTGAATATTAAATTTAAAAGTTGTGCCTACGCCTACCTGACTTTCAACAGTCATTTCTCCTCCCATTAATCGAACAAAATTACTACTAATAGCTAATCCTAGCCCAGTACCCTCCTGAGAATTACGACCCGTTTCTGTTTGAATAAAGGGTTGAAATAAGTTTGTCAATTCTTGTGGTGAAATTCCCATTCCCGTATCTGCAACTTCAAAGTTAAGTGTCAGTTTTCCATCGTCGTCATTTGTTATTTCTTGATTTTTAACTACTGACACTCGCAGGATAATGCTACCGTTCGTTGTAAACTTCAGAGCATTACTTAATAAATTTACTAAAACTTGGCGCAGTTTACTTTCATCTGTATGGATGGATTGGGGTAAATTAGGTGCTAATTCAAAGATGAGTTGAATTCCTTTTGACTCTGCTTTTAATTGAAATATTTGTTTTAGCCAATCAAGAAAAGTAGCCAGATGAAAATCATTTGCCTTCAGTGTAATTCTACCTGCTTCAATCTGAGACATTGACAGTACATCATTAATTAAAGTCAGCAGGTGTTCGCCACTCCGAATAATTGTGTCTAGATAACCTTGCAATTGTGAATTCACAGAACTACTACGCATCATCAACTGAGTAAATCCCAAAATGACGTTGAGGGGAGTTCGCAGTTCATGACTCATATTAGAAAGAAACAAGCTTTTAGTTCTGTTGGCGGCTTCGGCTTTAGCTCTGGCGGTTTCGGCTTCTTGAATACTTTCTGCTAGTTGAGCGGTGCGCTGTTCGACTGCTTGAGTCAGATTTTGCTCGCGCATCGCAACTTCACGAGCCATGTACTGGAAAGTACGTGCGAGTTGTCCTGGTTCGTCAGCTTGTCGCGCTACTTTCGTAATGCTGGGAGAATTAAAGCCATCTACTTGCTCAAGAGTAATTGTACTAGCGCCGACTTTTTTAGCGATCGCTGTTAGTTGTCTGAGCGGATAAATTACTGTATGCTTCAAAAAGCGATTAATCAGCCAGATACCAAGGGCAAAAACAGCAATCACAACGCTCATAACTAAAGTCAGGGTTTCCCGCACATGGGCAAAAACCTCATCTGCTGGTACATATATTGTTTGCGCGGCGATGATTTCATTGAGTTTCCAACCAAATCCATTGTTACTCCCGTAACTCTGAATCATACTTTTGGGAGCTAATTCCGGTCGGTCGTGACATTGCAAACAGTTTTTCTGATTTACTGTTAGTGGTTGGGCGATGTAAAACAGGTTTTTTCCATCTTTAGCGCGATATCCAGTTTGCACGGTCAGTTGCGGCTGTTGGCGAAACTGCTGAACCAGTTTGGTTTCAAACTCATCTGCTTGGTCTTGGAGATTGGTCGGATTTAGTGTCGCTTCTTTGTAGAGGAAGCTTTTATATCCTCGATGGGCGCGAAATTGCTCAAAAACTTGCCGCGCTGCAAAACCGGGGACTGTTTGGCGGATAAACTCTGGTGCAGTCAACAGTTGCTTTTCGAGCAGAGGATTAATGCTGTTGTCAGTGTAATTCCTGACAGCGTTCATCGTTTGGGTAAGAATTTCTGCTTTGGTACTAATATCCTCTTCGGCTTCGTGCTTCATTGCTGAAGCCAAGATAATTCCACTCAAGCAAATTCCACCGAGAAAAACCAGTGTAAGTAATAGGGTAAATTTTGTACTTAGTTTCCAATTTCTGAACATTTTTAATGACGATGATTTAAATCTACAGCCCGTATATATTTCATCAACAGCATATAATTTAATTTCAGCTACGTTTTCTTTTTGTAAATGCCTCATGGATGGTACTCAGTTCCTCAAAGGAGACATCCTCATAGTTGATGACACGCCAGATAACCTGCGCTTGTTATCCACGATGTTGATTGAACAGGGGTATGAAGTTCGCAGTGTTACTAATGGCTCAACAGCATTAATGGGGATACAAGCCCAACCCCCTGACTTGATTTTGCTAGATATTAATATGCCAGGGATAAATGGCTATGAGGTGTGCCAACGCTTAAAAGCTAACTCCAACACCCAGGCAATTCCAGTAATTTTTATTAGCGCCCTCAATGAAGTGTTTGATAAGGTGAAAGCTTTTACAGTCGGGGGTGTAGACTATATTACTAAGCCATTTCAAGTTGAGGAAGTTTTGGTGCGGGTTGAGAATCAACTCACAATTTGCCGGTTGCAAGCACAGTTGCTCAAAGCATTACAACAAGAACGGCAACTCAACCAGCGAATCGAAGCAATGGCAACATTAGAAGAGCGTCATCGCATTGCCCGTGATATCCATGATTCTTTGGGTCACGCATTAGTGGCACTTAACATTCAAATGGAAACTGCTCTAACTTTGTGGCAGATTAACCCAGAGCAAGCCTATGAATTTTTGCAGGAGGCGAAACAACTAGGTTCTGATGCCTTAAAAGCAGTGCGGCAGTCTGTATCCGAAATTCGCTCTGATCCATTGCAAGGTCAATTGTTAGAAAAAGCGATCGCGACTCTAACTCAAGAATTTTACCGCACTACTGGCATCCCGCTAGAATGCCAAATTGACTTATCTTATCCTTTATCTAATCAGGTCAATACGGTAGTATATAGAATTATCCAGGAAAGCTTGACTAATATTTGCAAGTATGCATCAGCCACCAGAGTGCAGATTCACATTCAAACGACTGTTGAGGGTTTATTGTTAGTCATTCAGGATAATGGCAAAGGTATGTCGATTGATAGCTCTGGTTATGGCTTCGGACTTCAGGGAATGCGGGAACGCACTGCAAATGTTGGTGGTCAATTAGAAATTACTAGCGAACCTGGTGCTGGTTGTCGAATTACCGCAAGATTTTCGAGGCTGGCAGCATGATTCGAGTTTTAATTGCAGAAGATCAAGAGATTGTTCGACGAGGTTTAAAAACCTTATTGGCAATTAAGCCAGATTTGCAAATTGTCGGCGAAGCAGACAATGGCCAAAGAGCAATTCAACTCATCGAGTCCTTACAAGCCGAATTTCTGCCACCAGATGTAGTACTGATGGATATTCGGATGCCTGTAATGGATGGGGTAGAAGCTACACGCCTAATTTGCGAAAAGTTTCCTGGTATGAAGATTCTTATCCTGACAACTTTTGATGATGCCAAGTATGTCGCTGAGGCGCTGCGCTTTGGCGCTAAAGGCTATTTGTTGAAAGATACACCGACTGAAGAACTAGCGGAGGCAATTCGTTCAATTCACAAGGGTTATACCCAGTTTGGGCCGGGAATTGTCGAGAAGATGATTGCAAATGTGGCAGTTCTAGAAACAGACAAGCAGCAGCTACCCCCAGGTATGACAGAACTCACCCCCAGAGAACGAGAAATTTTACTGATGATTGCCAAGGGTGCTAGTAACCGCGAAATTGCCCAAGCAATCTTTCTCTCGGAAGGGACGGTAAGAAACCATATTAGTAATATCCTTGCACGGCTGAATTTGCGCGATCGCACTCAAGCTGCAATAGTTGCCAACTCTTGCCTATCCTGGTTAGAGAACTCTGAACCGATTATGGAGCTGGAGTGACGAAATGGAGATTTTAGTTGATGTTTGAGGATATAAGAATCTGCGCTAGCAATTATAACCAACTATGAGTAATCTTAATTCCTCGGCTTTGCATTACCTCTTCAAATAAATTTGTTGGTAATGCTTCTTCTACAGCAAAAACACCTGGTTTTTTGAGTTTGCCTTCTAGCAATAATTGGGCAATACTACCCGTACCGCAACCAGAAGCTATGGCTGTATTCTCATGCGCTATAGTTGAACAA
This Nostoc sp. C052 DNA region includes the following protein-coding sequences:
- a CDS encoding sodium:proton antiporter, which encodes MVDVYIIDLFVIGLLLLIVTLGSGWITRLPLSFAIIYLLVGIFLGPYGLGLIQLRRDEVFNTELLERITELVVIISVFSCGLKIVRPLRLGIWDITVRLIVFLMPISIFALAAVGKLFLGMNWGEAILLGAILAPTDPVLASEVQLTDAKDQDELRFGLTSEGGLNDALAFPFVYFGIHALEDDNWGNWFQQWITVDLIWAIASAIIMGIVVAKSIVWIEKRVQKLRPADELMEDFIAISTILITYSLTEMVNGYGFLAVFVAGLVVQRSYRNHEKPLAQLEFIEQVEKLLEVGTILLLGSILLLKPMLNYAMQSLLVIILLFLIIRPVGVWISTIGKRPLDSHRRTLHPGTRWLLGWFGIRGVGSLYYLAYAFGHGLKGQAAEQIAWITYTTIVASVIVHGISATPLMKWYERNFANHQKTTPPTTIDEFE
- a CDS encoding collagen-like protein, whose amino-acid sequence is MFTQKPSQFRNYFLKAIAKQATFGIALLGMSLPLGMQAVYSQTPPNIVNSNVVQACVDRDGKLKIVSSATACHKDQQPLNWNKVGPSGLPGLPGPQGVPGAQGVPGPQGTPGPQGTPGAQGIPGVSGYERVVITTVNEQLGAFGETVRFVSCPAGKKVVGGGGIIFNASGRWYVDTSGPFSDTQWAIAFANTTANLITAGQISVSAICVAANP
- a CDS encoding response regulator, with product MDGTQFLKGDILIVDDTPDNLRLLSTMLIEQGYEVRSVTNGSTALMGIQAQPPDLILLDINMPGINGYEVCQRLKANSNTQAIPVIFISALNEVFDKVKAFTVGGVDYITKPFQVEEVLVRVENQLTICRLQAQLLKALQQERQLNQRIEAMATLEERHRIARDIHDSLGHALVALNIQMETALTLWQINPEQAYEFLQEAKQLGSDALKAVRQSVSEIRSDPLQGQLLEKAIATLTQEFYRTTGIPLECQIDLSYPLSNQVNTVVYRIIQESLTNICKYASATRVQIHIQTTVEGLLLVIQDNGKGMSIDSSGYGFGLQGMRERTANVGGQLEITSEPGAGCRITARFSRLAA
- a CDS encoding response regulator transcription factor; the encoded protein is MIRVLIAEDQEIVRRGLKTLLAIKPDLQIVGEADNGQRAIQLIESLQAEFLPPDVVLMDIRMPVMDGVEATRLICEKFPGMKILILTTFDDAKYVAEALRFGAKGYLLKDTPTEELAEAIRSIHKGYTQFGPGIVEKMIANVAVLETDKQQLPPGMTELTPREREILLMIAKGASNREIAQAIFLSEGTVRNHISNILARLNLRDRTQAAIVANSCLSWLENSEPIMELE
- a CDS encoding DUF3365 domain-containing protein, whose protein sequence is MFRNWKLSTKFTLLLTLVFLGGICLSGIILASAMKHEAEEDISTKAEILTQTMNAVRNYTDNSINPLLEKQLLTAPEFIRQTVPGFAARQVFEQFRAHRGYKSFLYKEATLNPTNLQDQADEFETKLVQQFRQQPQLTVQTGYRAKDGKNLFYIAQPLTVNQKNCLQCHDRPELAPKSMIQSYGSNNGFGWKLNEIIAAQTIYVPADEVFAHVRETLTLVMSVVIAVFALGIWLINRFLKHTVIYPLRQLTAIAKKVGASTITLEQVDGFNSPSITKVARQADEPGQLARTFQYMAREVAMREQNLTQAVEQRTAQLAESIQEAETARAKAEAANRTKSLFLSNMSHELRTPLNVILGFTQLMMRSSSVNSQLQGYLDTIIRSGEHLLTLINDVLSMSQIEAGRITLKANDFHLATFLDWLKQIFQLKAESKGIQLIFELAPNLPQSIHTDESKLRQVLVNLLSNALKFTTNGSIILRVSVVKNQEITNDDDGKLTLNFEVADTGMGISPQELTNLFQPFIQTETGRNSQEGTGLGLAISSNFVRLMGGEMTVESQVGVGTTFKFNIQTYAVITEQIEQTAPSRQVVGLLAGQPTYRILIVEDKPENQQLMMELLTPVGFDVRCAINGQDAINIWQSWSPHLIWMDMRMPVLNGYEATKQIKAIGNPATIVIALSGSAFEEDKITALSVGCDDFVRKPFRTEVIFSKIALHLGVGYIYAEDSRSSHRESLMTAPVDSLTPQDIAVMPSEWVAQLHDFALKVNAKQIMQLITQIPEQNAYLAMALTSLVNNFEFEKIVELSKT
- a CDS encoding thiol-disulfide oxidoreductase DCC family protein, whose protein sequence is MNYYVIYDGNCNLCVTLVRSLETLDKGNLFRYVPMQDEQTLLGWGITAQDCEQGVILIDGNLPQRRWQGSNAAEEIGRLLPAGSTFVDAYRALPGMKWAGDRFYEQIRDNRYTIFGKRSSTYESAYCVDGSCKQTKAK